From the Pangasianodon hypophthalmus isolate fPanHyp1 chromosome 17, fPanHyp1.pri, whole genome shotgun sequence genome, one window contains:
- the LOC113544185 gene encoding phospholipase A2, minor isoenzyme — protein sequence MKTLHTILLLVFGITLAQALEYKALWQFRSMIICVKPDSWPALDYADYGCYCGYGGSGTPVDELDRCCQVHDQCYGDAMQHEACWAILDNPYTEIYAYSCDEATKTITCKSNNNECEMFICECDRKAAECFSVSEYHEGNKNLPSDRCK from the exons ATGAAGACCCTCCACACTATTCTTCTGCTAGTATTTGGCATTACTCTTG CTCAGGCTCTTGAATACAAGGCTCTATGGCAGTTCAGGTCTATGATCATCTGTGTCAAGCCTGACAGCTGGCCAGCCCTAGACTACGCAGACTACGGCTGCTACTGTGGTTATGGTGGCTCAGGAACCCCCGTCGATGAGCTGGACAG ATGCTGTCAGGTACATGACCAGTGCTATGGTGATGCCATGCAACATGAAGCATGCTGGGCAATCCTGGACAACCCTTACACTGAAATCTATGCCTATAGTTGTGACGAAGCCACTAAGACAATAACCTGCAAGA gcaACAACAATGAATGTGAGATGTTCATCTGTGAGTGTGACCGGAAGGCTGCTGAGTGCTTTTCTGTCTCTGAGTACCATGAGGGAAACAAGAACCTGCCCAGTGATCGCTGCAAATAA
- the prkab1a gene encoding 5'-AMP-activated protein kinase subunit beta-1a — protein sequence MGNTSSERSGVGQGEKANRRDSRGAKEGDRPKILMDSPEDADIFQGEDIKAPLEKEEFLAWRQDLESGDKELLARPTVFRWTGAGKEVYLSGSFDNWANKIPLTRSQNNFVAIVDLPEGEHQYKFYVDGQWTHDPSEPVVTNQLGTINNIIQVKKTDFEVFDALMVDSQKCSDMSDLSSSPPGPYHQDAYVPKQDEKFKSPPILPPHLLQVILNKDTGISCDPALLPEPNHVMLNHLYALSIKDGVMVLSATHRYKKKYVTTLLYKPI from the exons ATGGGAAACACGAGCAGCGAGAGGTCGGGTGTGGGGCAGGGCGAGAAAGCCAACCGCAGGGACAGCCGTGGGGCTAAAGAAGGGGATCGGCCCAAAATCCTCATGGACAGCCCTGAGGACGCAGATATTTTCCAGGGAGAGGATATTAAG GCCCCGTTAGAGAAAGAGGAGTTTTTAGCCTGGAGGCAGGACCTCGAGTCTGGTGATAAGGAGCTCTTGGCACGACCCACAGTGTTTCGTTGGACAGGTGCCGGAAAAGAGGTCTATCTCTCTGGATCCTTCGACAACTGGGCAAATAAAATTCCTCTAACCAGGAG TCAGAACAATTTTGTCGCGATCGTGGACTTGCCTGAAGGTGAACATCAGTATAAGTTCTACGTGGACGGACAGTGGACTCACGACCCCTCTGAG ccTGTAGTGACCAATCAGCTGGGTACGATCAACAACATCATCCAGGTGAAGAAAACCGATTTTGAGGTGTTCGATGCTCTCATGGTGGACTCGCAGAAGTGCTCGGATATGTCAG atctctCAAGCTCTCCTCCTGGGCCATACCATCAGGATGCTTACGTACCCAAACAGGATGAGAAGTTCAAGTCTCCACCCATCCTCCCTCCTCACCTGTTGCAGGTCATCCTCAACAAGGACACGGGCATCTCA TGTGACCCTGCGTTACTTCCTGAACCCAATCATGTGATGCTGAACCACCTGTACGCTCTGTCCATTAAG GATGGAGTAATGGTTCTTAGCGCCACTCATCGCTATAAGAAGAAGTACGTCACCACCCTGCTGTATAAACCCATCTGA